In a single window of the Diospyros lotus cultivar Yz01 chromosome 10, ASM1463336v1, whole genome shotgun sequence genome:
- the LOC127810914 gene encoding acyl carrier protein 1, chloroplastic-like yields MAGVTGSSISMAAFSSSLKQSQVTTQISSLNSVSLSMKGNRFPSIRMRPAPYRFQVSCVAKPETVDKVCAIVRKQLALPAGTAVTGDSKFAALGADSLDTVEIVMGLEEEFGISVEEESAQNIATVQDAADLIEKLIESKCA; encoded by the exons ATGGCCGGTGTCACCGGATCGTCGATTTCCATGGCCGCTTTCTCATCTTCACTCAAGCAAAGCCAG GTGACCACCCAAATCTCTAGTTTGAATTCAGTTTCCCTTTCAATGAAAGGGAATCGCTTCCCATCAATCAGGATGCGCCCAGCTCCGTATCGCTTTCAGGTTTCATGCGTG gcCAAACCAGAGACCGTAGACAAAGTGTGTGCAATAGTGAGGAAGCAGCTGGCCCTGCCAGCAGGTACTGCTGTCACTGGAGACTCAAAGTTTGCAGCACTCGGGGCCGATTCCCTTGATACG GTAGAAATTGTGATGGGTTTGGAGGAGGAATTTGGGATCAGTGTGGAAGAAGAAAGTGCCCAGAACATTGCCACCGTTCAAGATGCCGCGGATCTGATTGAGAAACTCATCGAAAGTAAGTGTGCTTAA